The Paenibacillus dendritiformis region CGCTCCGAAGAGTCGATGGGCACGAAGCGTCCTCGCATCATTAACGATGACGACGATGATCTGGAAGATGACGATATTTTCGTCGAAGAGGACGACAGCTACAACAATGAGGAAGACTTCGACTTCGTGGACGAAGACAGCGAAGACGATGAAGAAATGTATGTGGATGAAGAAGAAGATACGGAAGTAGAAGAGGAAGTCATTATCGATGAGGAAGAGATCGATGAAGACAACCCCGACGAGGAAGAAGAGCCGGAAATGGAAGAGGATGCCGATCGGTAATCGGAATCCGCGCCTGCGGCTGTGATGGACCGTTTGCTTATGATTCCCGAGCGATCTCCCTGGGGGCGCTTCGGCGGGAAGATAAGCAAACGGTTTTTTATCGGAACCGCTGCTCTGCTCGCGGCTTGTCATGCCCCTTGTCCCGCTTGCCGGGGCTGGGCCGCTGCCGCCTGGAAGCGGCGGAAATCCCCTCCTTCCGCTGGGTCTATCTGGATCCTGGCGAAGCCTCGATCAATTGCCTGGAAAATCCGTAAACGTTCCCTTGACACGGCATGTCCTACAGAGTAAACTAGCATATGGGCTTTTGATTTGTTTGTAATTGAATAGGTTGATTGACGCTAAAAGATGAAAGTGCCCCGTGACACTACGGGAGTCACTTTTTTATTTTTTTATTGACATTTTTTCATCAATTTTTCTCGTGCAAATGGGTTACGATAACATCAGGCAGCATGTGATTTCTTCGAACCCTGACTCAAGAGTCAAAGCCTCCCGAGAACATGTCTTGTATGCATTTGATCATAGGAGGGTTTCACCAGTGGCAAAGTATATTTT contains the following coding sequences:
- the rpoE gene encoding DNA-directed RNA polymerase subunit delta, giving the protein MSTPLELKLDPDKVQEMPMVDIAFLVLKAANTPFYYRDLMNEVAKLRGLSEEQINDVIAQLYTEINIDGRFACVGNNLWGLKRWYPVDRSEESMGTKRPRIINDDDDDLEDDDIFVEEDDSYNNEEDFDFVDEDSEDDEEMYVDEEEDTEVEEEVIIDEEEIDEDNPDEEEEPEMEEDADR